In the genome of Candidatus Neomarinimicrobiota bacterium, one region contains:
- the nadA gene encoding quinolinate synthase NadA has translation MYIEDQSVAPDIDLFTAIEELKQERDAVILAHYYQDPDIQDIADHLGDSLRLSQIATQSDAEVVLLCGVHFMAETVKILNPDKMVLIPDLRAGCSLADSCPPDRFRAFLEQHADHTVISYINTSAAVKALSDIICTSANAEQIIASVPEDQPILFAPDRHMGKFLIGKTGRDMTLWDGVCVVHDIFSETEILRLKAEHPDAELLAHPECDEHILRLADHIGSTTSIIRYAKRSATQAFIIATEEGVIHQMKKESPEKTFIPAPTTTGCACNQCPYMRLNSLEKIYLALKNLQPEVVLDESIRIQALKPLERMLLLS, from the coding sequence ATGTACATTGAAGATCAGAGCGTTGCCCCCGATATCGATCTGTTTACGGCCATTGAGGAGTTGAAACAGGAGCGCGACGCGGTTATCCTGGCCCACTACTACCAGGACCCGGATATACAGGATATCGCCGATCACCTCGGCGACAGTCTCAGACTGTCCCAAATTGCTACGCAATCTGATGCTGAGGTTGTGCTCCTGTGTGGTGTCCACTTCATGGCGGAAACAGTAAAAATTCTAAACCCCGACAAGATGGTGCTCATCCCTGACTTGAGAGCGGGATGCTCCCTGGCCGACAGCTGCCCGCCAGACCGGTTCCGGGCCTTTCTGGAGCAGCATGCTGATCATACCGTCATCAGCTACATCAATACCTCCGCAGCCGTGAAGGCGCTCTCAGACATCATCTGTACCTCGGCCAATGCGGAGCAGATTATTGCTTCCGTTCCGGAGGACCAGCCCATCCTGTTCGCTCCTGATCGCCACATGGGGAAATTTCTCATCGGCAAAACGGGCCGGGACATGACCTTGTGGGATGGCGTTTGCGTGGTGCACGACATATTCTCGGAAACTGAAATCCTCCGCCTTAAAGCTGAGCATCCGGACGCAGAGCTGCTGGCCCACCCCGAATGTGATGAGCACATCCTGCGGTTGGCTGACCATATCGGATCGACCACTTCCATCATCCGCTATGCGAAACGGAGCGCTACCCAAGCGTTCATCATCGCTACCGAAGAAGGGGTCATCCACCAGATGAAGAAAGAATCCCCGGAGAAAACCTTCATCCCCGCCCCAACCACCACCGGTTGTGCCTGCAATCAGTGTCCCTACATGCGTCTGAATTCGCTGGAGAAAATCTACCTGGCCCTCAAGAATCTTCAGCCCGAGGTTGTACTGGACGAATCTATCCGCATCCAGGCCCTCAAGCCGCTGGAAAGGATGCTCTTGCTCAGCTAA
- the nadC gene encoding carboxylating nicotinate-nucleotide diphosphorylase, whose translation MAKFVPNRTLSLEPVWVRTQVRAFLHEDAPDGDITTAVSIPDHAQAIADLVAEDEMVFAGAHLIPNFFGDSCRIEWMQNDGDSVKAGATIGRISGPARTLLTGERVLLNLLQRLCGIATLTRQFVERIRPHDVKILDTRKTTPGLRLFEKYAVAVGGGYNHRLDLSSAILIKDNHVKIMKNLRAAISRARIDYPHAVVELEVETPAEVRAGLDAVVDALLLDNMNPQEVAAIVRQVRDALGDTAPFLEVSGGITLETVAHYAATGIDGISIGALTHGVASKNIRLDIV comes from the coding sequence GTGGCAAAATTTGTTCCTAATCGTACCCTTTCCCTGGAACCTGTTTGGGTGCGTACTCAAGTACGGGCGTTTCTCCATGAAGATGCTCCCGACGGGGATATCACCACGGCCGTATCCATCCCCGACCATGCCCAGGCGATTGCAGATCTTGTCGCCGAGGATGAAATGGTGTTTGCCGGGGCGCATCTTATCCCCAACTTCTTTGGGGACTCGTGCCGAATCGAATGGATGCAGAACGACGGCGACAGCGTAAAGGCGGGAGCCACCATCGGGAGGATTTCCGGACCGGCACGCACCCTACTCACCGGTGAGCGGGTGCTGCTGAACCTGCTGCAGCGGCTGTGCGGAATTGCCACCCTCACCCGCCAGTTTGTTGAGCGGATTAGGCCCCATGACGTCAAGATACTCGATACCCGGAAAACCACGCCGGGGCTGCGCCTGTTTGAGAAATATGCTGTGGCCGTGGGCGGCGGTTACAACCATCGTCTGGACCTTTCTTCGGCCATCCTCATCAAGGATAATCATGTGAAGATTATGAAAAATCTCCGCGCGGCGATCAGCCGGGCACGAATAGATTATCCTCACGCGGTCGTCGAACTCGAAGTAGAAACTCCGGCTGAAGTTCGAGCTGGCCTCGATGCCGTTGTCGATGCTCTACTGCTCGATAATATGAATCCGCAGGAAGTAGCTGCCATTGTACGCCAGGTGCGGGATGCACTCGGTGATACGGCTCCGTTTTTGGAAGTGTCGGGCGGAATTACACTGGAGACCGTGGCCCATTACGCCGCTACAGGCATTGACGGCATCTCCATTGGAGCACTCACCCACGGCGTAGCCAGCAAAAATATTCGGCTGGACATCGTGTGA